The genomic DNA GGCGTGATTCTTTTTCGCGACGGCAAGATTCTTGGCGGCGATGCCTACCTCTATTACACCGGCAGCTACGTGGTGAAGGACGACACCACCTTCAAAGGCGAGGTCTTGGTGCAACGGCACACCTCGCCGCGGGGCGACGACAATCCGCTGTTCGGCGGCCCCGCTCCGGTCGGCATCGGTGTCAGCGGGACCTATA from Bradyrhizobium sp. CCBAU 53351 includes the following:
- a CDS encoding GrlR family regulatory protein; translated protein: MKNGLYSIHVTLLDGRVGKGSGVILFRDGKILGGDAYLYYTGSYVVKDDTTFKGEVLVQRHTSPRGDDNPLFGGPAPVGIGVSGTYTDTRAEMTGTALVGKASLIFGATLHKLAEAD